A DNA window from Xiphias gladius isolate SHS-SW01 ecotype Sanya breed wild chromosome 3, ASM1685928v1, whole genome shotgun sequence contains the following coding sequences:
- the rad23aa gene encoding RAD23 homolog A, nucleotide excision repair protein a, translating to MQITLKTLQQQTIQIEIDPEQTVKALKEKIEAERGKDNFPVSGQKLIYAGKILQDDTPIKDYKIDEKNFVVVMVSKAKPAAAASPPVSEAPKPTLQDSGSTSTAVPATTPAPAQAPVPAPAPAPAPAAAPLPPEEAKEEPSAAAIEPQQPASSSGGSQGLDASSALVTGAEYEAMLTEIMSMGYERERVVAALRASFNNPHRAVEYLLTGIPSSPVQESNPPAQAPASGPTEAPSLAEGDNPLAFLRTQPQFLHMRQAIQQNPALLPALLQQLGRENPQLLQQISQHQELFIRMLNEPVGEGGEAPEVGEMGAAGEEGAPVNYIQVTPQEKEAIERLKALGFPEALVIQAYFACEKNENLAANFLLNQGLEDD from the exons ATGCAGATCACGcttaaaacactgcagcagcagactaTTCAAATTGAGATAGACCCCGAACAAACG GTGAAGGCTTTGAAAGAGAAGATAGAAGCAGAAAGAGGCAAAGACAACTTTCCTGTATCTGGGCAGAAGCTTATATACGCTGGAAAAATCCTGCAAGATGACACACCTATTAAGGACTACAAAATTGACGAGAAGAATTTTGTAGTAGTGATGGTGTCCAAG GCTAAGCCTGCAGCTGCCGCCTCTCCCCCAGTCTCAGAAGCCCCCAAGCCCACTTTACAGGACTCTGGCTCCACGTCAACAGCTGTCCCAGCCACAACCCCAGCCCCAGCCCAAGCCCCAgtcccagccccagccccagccccagccccagcaGCTGCCCCCCTTCCCCCGGAGGAGGCCAAAGAGGAGCCAAGTGCCGCAGCCATAGAACCACAACAACCAGCCAG CTCCAGTGGCGGGAGCCAGGGCTTGGATGCCTCTTCAGCACTGG tgactGGGGCCGAGTACGAGGCGATGCTGACGGAAATCATGTCAATGGGCTACGAAAGGGAGAGAGTGGTGGCTGCACTAAGGGCCAGTTTCAACAACCCCCACAGAGCTGTAGAATACCTTCTCACT GGTATCCCCAGCAGCCCAGTCCAGGAGAGTAATCCACCAGCGCAGGCCCCCGCATCTGGACCCACAGAAGCTCCATCTCTAGCAGAGG GAGATAACCCACTTGCATTCCTGCGGACCCAGCCCCAGTTTCTGCACATGAGACAGGCCATCCAGCAGAACCCTGCTCTGCTACCAGCTCTTCTCCAACAACTAGGCAGGGAGAATCCTCAACTTCTACAG CAAATCAGTCAGCATCAGGAGCTATTTATCCGAATGTTGAACGAGCCAgtgggagaggggggagaggcaCCAGAGGTTGGAGAGATGGGGGCAGCGGGGGAGGAGGGCGCACCTGTCAACTATATCCAGGTTACACCTCAGGAGAAGGAAGCTATCGAAAGG TTAAAAGCGTTGGGTTTCCCCGAGGCTCTGGTGATCCAGGCCTACTTTGCCTGCGAGAAGAACGAGAACCTGGCAGCCAACTTTCTCCTCAACCAGGGACTGGAGGATGACTGA